From the genome of Miscanthus floridulus cultivar M001 chromosome 10, ASM1932011v1, whole genome shotgun sequence, one region includes:
- the LOC136486751 gene encoding cysteine-rich receptor-like protein kinase 44 isoform X1, giving the protein MEASSSACNLYALLQDPSCTLQLGLGSSSILLQKKPRFVAVQIRSPLPPSRSSEMANLQSQPSLASTLPTNLPVTFMKEITKDFSVDRELGRSVFGIVYQGVLPEGGRMIAVKRLAENAPVPAGITFETEVTNLMALKHENIVELVHYCHESQKKVVQHNGRYVIVDVIESCLCYKYLPKLSLDKYVYGDATSINWNTRFKIVKGICQGLHFLHKELVGGPLIHMNLVPNSIWLDDNWVPKIADFGLSRLFGKEQTRMYTVNVKGHNGYIAPEYLYRGEISAMSDIYSLGMIILEITTRERNSSASEDRSARQFVDNIHQNWKTDEQIMYKYPLLDRNGLQQVKACIIIGLKCVEADWNKRPSIADIVDKLNGKRVPIFYQVSPSQHA; this is encoded by the exons ATGGAGGCATCCTCATCCGCCTGTAATCTGTATGCTCTTCTCCAGGATCCTTCCTGCACGCTGCAGCTAGGACTAGGATCCTCAAGTattcttctccag AAGAAGCCTCGATTTGTAGCAGTTCAGATCCGTAGCCCCTTGCCTCCTTCAAGGTCATCAGAAATGGCGAACCTGCAGAGCCAGCcgagtcttgcgagtacattaccAACAAACCTACCGGTGACCTTCATGAAGGAAATTACCAAGGATTTCTCTGTTGACCGAGAACTTGGTCGATCTGTTTTCGGAATTGTTTATCAG GGTGTTCTTCCAGAAGGGGGGCGCATGATTGCTGTGAAGAGGCTTGCTGAAAACGCACCAGTGCCGGCTGGCATAACATTTGAAACTGAGGTTACAAATCTTATGGCACTTAAACACGAAAATATTGTAGAGCTGGTTCACTACTGCCATGAGTCGCAGAAGAAAGTCGTTCAGCATAATGGAAGATATGTGATTGTGGACGTCATCGAAAGCTGTCTTTGCTACAAATATCTACCAAAGTTGAGTCTCGACAAATATGTTTATG GAGATGCTACATCAATAAACTGGAACACACGGTTCAAGATAGTTAAGGGGATCTGCCAGGGTTTACATTTCCTTCATAAGGAATTAGTTGGTGGGCCTCTTATCCATATGAATCTTGTGCCTAACTCGATATGGTTGGATGATAATTGGGTGCCAAAGATTGCCGATTTTGGACTCTCGAGACTCTTTGGCAAAGAGCAGACCCGGATGTATACAGTCAATGTTAAGGGACATAA TGGGTACATAGCTCCGGAATATCTATACAGAGGTGAAATCTCCGCCATGTCTGACATATACAGTTTGGGCATGATTATTCTTGAGATTACGACCAGAGAGAGGAACTCTTCAGCTTCTGAAGACAGATCTGCAAGACAGTTTGTCGACAAT ATACATCAAAATTGGAAGACAGATGAGCAAATAATGTACAAGTACCCATTACTGGATCGAAATGGCCTTCAGCAAGTAAAAGCATGCATTATAATTGGACTAAAGTGTGTGGAGGCTGATTGGAACAAGAGGCCTTCCATAGCGGATATTGTTGATAAACTCAATGGGAAACGTGTACCAATTTTTTACCAG GTCTCCCCTTCCCAGCATGCATGA
- the LOC136486751 gene encoding cysteine-rich receptor-like protein kinase 40 isoform X3 gives MANLQSQPSLASTLPTNLPVTFMKEITKDFSVDRELGRSVFGIVYQGVLPEGGRMIAVKRLAENAPVPAGITFETEVTNLMALKHENIVELVHYCHESQKKVVQHNGRYVIVDVIESCLCYKYLPKLSLDKYVYGDATSINWNTRFKIVKGICQGLHFLHKELVGGPLIHMNLVPNSIWLDDNWVPKIADFGLSRLFGKEQTRMYTVNVKGHNGYIAPEYLYRGEISAMSDIYSLGMIILEITTRERNSSASEDRSARQFVDNIHQNWKTDEQIMYKYPLLDRNGLQQVKACIIIGLKCVEADWNKRPSIADIVDKLNGKRVPIFYQVSPSQHA, from the exons ATGGCGAACCTGCAGAGCCAGCcgagtcttgcgagtacattaccAACAAACCTACCGGTGACCTTCATGAAGGAAATTACCAAGGATTTCTCTGTTGACCGAGAACTTGGTCGATCTGTTTTCGGAATTGTTTATCAG GGTGTTCTTCCAGAAGGGGGGCGCATGATTGCTGTGAAGAGGCTTGCTGAAAACGCACCAGTGCCGGCTGGCATAACATTTGAAACTGAGGTTACAAATCTTATGGCACTTAAACACGAAAATATTGTAGAGCTGGTTCACTACTGCCATGAGTCGCAGAAGAAAGTCGTTCAGCATAATGGAAGATATGTGATTGTGGACGTCATCGAAAGCTGTCTTTGCTACAAATATCTACCAAAGTTGAGTCTCGACAAATATGTTTATG GAGATGCTACATCAATAAACTGGAACACACGGTTCAAGATAGTTAAGGGGATCTGCCAGGGTTTACATTTCCTTCATAAGGAATTAGTTGGTGGGCCTCTTATCCATATGAATCTTGTGCCTAACTCGATATGGTTGGATGATAATTGGGTGCCAAAGATTGCCGATTTTGGACTCTCGAGACTCTTTGGCAAAGAGCAGACCCGGATGTATACAGTCAATGTTAAGGGACATAA TGGGTACATAGCTCCGGAATATCTATACAGAGGTGAAATCTCCGCCATGTCTGACATATACAGTTTGGGCATGATTATTCTTGAGATTACGACCAGAGAGAGGAACTCTTCAGCTTCTGAAGACAGATCTGCAAGACAGTTTGTCGACAAT ATACATCAAAATTGGAAGACAGATGAGCAAATAATGTACAAGTACCCATTACTGGATCGAAATGGCCTTCAGCAAGTAAAAGCATGCATTATAATTGGACTAAAGTGTGTGGAGGCTGATTGGAACAAGAGGCCTTCCATAGCGGATATTGTTGATAAACTCAATGGGAAACGTGTACCAATTTTTTACCAG GTCTCCCCTTCCCAGCATGCATGA
- the LOC136486751 gene encoding cysteine-rich receptor-like protein kinase 44 isoform X2, translating to MEASSSACNLYALLQDPSCTLQLGLGSSSILLQKPRFVAVQIRSPLPPSRSSEMANLQSQPSLASTLPTNLPVTFMKEITKDFSVDRELGRSVFGIVYQGVLPEGGRMIAVKRLAENAPVPAGITFETEVTNLMALKHENIVELVHYCHESQKKVVQHNGRYVIVDVIESCLCYKYLPKLSLDKYVYGDATSINWNTRFKIVKGICQGLHFLHKELVGGPLIHMNLVPNSIWLDDNWVPKIADFGLSRLFGKEQTRMYTVNVKGHNGYIAPEYLYRGEISAMSDIYSLGMIILEITTRERNSSASEDRSARQFVDNIHQNWKTDEQIMYKYPLLDRNGLQQVKACIIIGLKCVEADWNKRPSIADIVDKLNGKRVPIFYQVSPSQHA from the exons ATGGAGGCATCCTCATCCGCCTGTAATCTGTATGCTCTTCTCCAGGATCCTTCCTGCACGCTGCAGCTAGGACTAGGATCCTCAAGTattcttctccag AAGCCTCGATTTGTAGCAGTTCAGATCCGTAGCCCCTTGCCTCCTTCAAGGTCATCAGAAATGGCGAACCTGCAGAGCCAGCcgagtcttgcgagtacattaccAACAAACCTACCGGTGACCTTCATGAAGGAAATTACCAAGGATTTCTCTGTTGACCGAGAACTTGGTCGATCTGTTTTCGGAATTGTTTATCAG GGTGTTCTTCCAGAAGGGGGGCGCATGATTGCTGTGAAGAGGCTTGCTGAAAACGCACCAGTGCCGGCTGGCATAACATTTGAAACTGAGGTTACAAATCTTATGGCACTTAAACACGAAAATATTGTAGAGCTGGTTCACTACTGCCATGAGTCGCAGAAGAAAGTCGTTCAGCATAATGGAAGATATGTGATTGTGGACGTCATCGAAAGCTGTCTTTGCTACAAATATCTACCAAAGTTGAGTCTCGACAAATATGTTTATG GAGATGCTACATCAATAAACTGGAACACACGGTTCAAGATAGTTAAGGGGATCTGCCAGGGTTTACATTTCCTTCATAAGGAATTAGTTGGTGGGCCTCTTATCCATATGAATCTTGTGCCTAACTCGATATGGTTGGATGATAATTGGGTGCCAAAGATTGCCGATTTTGGACTCTCGAGACTCTTTGGCAAAGAGCAGACCCGGATGTATACAGTCAATGTTAAGGGACATAA TGGGTACATAGCTCCGGAATATCTATACAGAGGTGAAATCTCCGCCATGTCTGACATATACAGTTTGGGCATGATTATTCTTGAGATTACGACCAGAGAGAGGAACTCTTCAGCTTCTGAAGACAGATCTGCAAGACAGTTTGTCGACAAT ATACATCAAAATTGGAAGACAGATGAGCAAATAATGTACAAGTACCCATTACTGGATCGAAATGGCCTTCAGCAAGTAAAAGCATGCATTATAATTGGACTAAAGTGTGTGGAGGCTGATTGGAACAAGAGGCCTTCCATAGCGGATATTGTTGATAAACTCAATGGGAAACGTGTACCAATTTTTTACCAG GTCTCCCCTTCCCAGCATGCATGA
- the LOC136486751 gene encoding cysteine-rich receptor-like protein kinase 40 isoform X4 encodes MEASSSACNLYALLQDPSCTLQLGLGSSSILLQKKPRFVAVQIRSPLPPSRSSEMANLQSQPSLASTLPTNLPVTFMKEITKDFSVDRELGRSVFGIVYQGVLPEGGRMIAVKRLAENAPVPAGITFETEVTNLMALKHENIVELVHYCHESQKKVVQHNGRYVIVDVIESCLCYKYLPKLSLDKYVYGDATSINWNTRFKIVKGICQGLHFLHKELVGGPLIHMNLVPNSIWLDDNWVPKIADFGLSRLFGKEQTRMYTVNVKGHNGYIAPEYLYRGEISAMSDIYSLGMIILEITTRERNSSASEDRSARQFVDNVSPSQHA; translated from the exons ATGGAGGCATCCTCATCCGCCTGTAATCTGTATGCTCTTCTCCAGGATCCTTCCTGCACGCTGCAGCTAGGACTAGGATCCTCAAGTattcttctccag AAGAAGCCTCGATTTGTAGCAGTTCAGATCCGTAGCCCCTTGCCTCCTTCAAGGTCATCAGAAATGGCGAACCTGCAGAGCCAGCcgagtcttgcgagtacattaccAACAAACCTACCGGTGACCTTCATGAAGGAAATTACCAAGGATTTCTCTGTTGACCGAGAACTTGGTCGATCTGTTTTCGGAATTGTTTATCAG GGTGTTCTTCCAGAAGGGGGGCGCATGATTGCTGTGAAGAGGCTTGCTGAAAACGCACCAGTGCCGGCTGGCATAACATTTGAAACTGAGGTTACAAATCTTATGGCACTTAAACACGAAAATATTGTAGAGCTGGTTCACTACTGCCATGAGTCGCAGAAGAAAGTCGTTCAGCATAATGGAAGATATGTGATTGTGGACGTCATCGAAAGCTGTCTTTGCTACAAATATCTACCAAAGTTGAGTCTCGACAAATATGTTTATG GAGATGCTACATCAATAAACTGGAACACACGGTTCAAGATAGTTAAGGGGATCTGCCAGGGTTTACATTTCCTTCATAAGGAATTAGTTGGTGGGCCTCTTATCCATATGAATCTTGTGCCTAACTCGATATGGTTGGATGATAATTGGGTGCCAAAGATTGCCGATTTTGGACTCTCGAGACTCTTTGGCAAAGAGCAGACCCGGATGTATACAGTCAATGTTAAGGGACATAA TGGGTACATAGCTCCGGAATATCTATACAGAGGTGAAATCTCCGCCATGTCTGACATATACAGTTTGGGCATGATTATTCTTGAGATTACGACCAGAGAGAGGAACTCTTCAGCTTCTGAAGACAGATCTGCAAGACAGTTTGTCGACAAT GTCTCCCCTTCCCAGCATGCATGA